The following is a genomic window from Solanum stenotomum isolate F172 chromosome 4, ASM1918654v1, whole genome shotgun sequence.
CAATGAAAAGTTTCTTTTATTATTCACAACCCCTTCATCAATCAAAACATCACAAACCAAAACCAAGAAAaacttcaaaactcaaaacaaaTTCTCTTCTCTCATTTTCCTTCTACATTACATCAAATTTTCTCacaaaaagtatatatataaggaaGGAGATTGGAGGACAAGCAAAACCAAATCCTTTAGATCAAATCACACCAAAATTCTCTCTCATTACCACTTATATTCTcctttcttcttgttcttagcaaaaaaaagattgaaaaaaattaaactaaaaaaagaaaaaaatttaatttaatcatcaaaatcaaaactttttAAAAGGGTTGAATCAATCTGTTATTGTTATCATAGTGTGTACAAAAtcttgaaggaaaaaaataaaatcttgaaaaaagaaCAGTGGGAACAGAAAAGTAAAGAGGGCTAATATAGAGGAGGAAGAACATCGCCCTCGGTTCTAGTTACTGTGCCTCCTCTGTAGATCTTGATTTGGGTGATTTCTCATATGGGTATTGTTGAAAATATAGATTCTTGATTTGGGtatttgttagttttttttttttatgaaaaaagttttgatgaaatcatttttcattGTTGGATTGTTTTGATCCGTTTAGTTTGATTGAATCTGATAATTATTGGATCAGTTTCAGATTGTTGTGTGTCTCTGAAGCTCTTCATTGTACTTCACAGTAAAAAGGTATGTTCTTTACTGTTTTGGCTGTTGTTTCCTTAATCTGTATATCATTTTTGTTAAGTAATGGATGTGGAATTTAATGTTGTATTTTGGATTTACTTTGAGGTGTCTCATTTTCTGCAAAATGGGTTGTTCTTATGATGATGTAGTAAGAATgctttgtcattttattttttttttgagctGAGGTCCTTCTGAGGTAGGGGTGAGGTGTGCGTGCACACTAACCTCCACAGACCCGACTGGtggttatgttgttgttgttgggttgttCTACGAACAAATGGTATTTGGttttaaaatctttaatttttttttgggcttGAAGTTGCATACTGTTGAATGGAAAGTTTGGAAATGAGTATTTCATGACTATTGATTTTGGTATTGTAGGAAAATGCAAGTTGATCTTGGTAAGTTATTCGTTGGTGGGATTTCATGGGACACAGACGATGAGCGTCTAAAGGAGTATTTTAGTACTTATGGGGAGGTTGTAGAAGCTGTAATTATGAAGGATAGGACTACTGGCCGTGCTCGTGGTTTCGGTTTTGTGGTCTTTGCTGATCCTGCTGCTGCTGAGAGGGTAGTTAAGGAGAAACACAACATTGATGGCAGGATGGTAAGATCTttaagtttgctaaattcttcacaatttggttttattttattagaacaCAGCTTAGCATGACAGTGTTACGAAGATATAACCAAAATGATGTAATATTTAACCAAATGCTCTGGGCCTTCATGGTATCGTTGATGTTCTCAAGCAATGCTGATTGTTAATCTTACTTTTATAGCATTTTGTCATCAAACTTTTCTGGTCTTCTACTTTGATCTGAGCTTTGAGTGCCAGAAGTTCACAACTTTAGATCTATAGTTACTTCATTTACCCGAGATTCCTTACAATCCTCATTTTACAGGTAGAAGCAAAGAGGGCAGTTCCACGGGATGACCAGAGCACGACAAGTAGAAGCAGTCCTAGTATTCATGGCTCTCCTAGTCCTGGTCCAGGACGTACAAGAAAGATTTTCGTTGGTGGTTTAGCATCCACTGTCACTGAGACTGCCTTTAAGCAGTATTTTGAGCAATTTGGAACAATCACAGATGCAGTAGTTATGTATGATCATAACACTCAAAGGCCTAGAGGATTTGGATTCATCACTTATGATTCAGAGGATGCAGTGGATAAAGTCTTGCTCAAGTCTTACCATGAGCTGAATGATAAAATGGTTGAGGTCAAGCGTGCTGTCCCCAAAGAGTTATCCCCAGGTCCTAGCCAAAGCCCACTTGGTCGGTACAGCTATGGATTAAATAGGATGAATAATTTCCTTGATGGGTATGCACAGGGATACTCTCCAAATACAGTTGGAGGATATGGAGTCGGTATGGATGGTAGATTTAGCCCCATCACTGGGGGTAGGAGTGTCTTTACTCCATTTGGTTCTGGTTATGGTATGGGTCTTAACTTTGAACCAGGCCTGAGCCCAGGATATGGGGGTAGTGCAAATGTTAACAGTAGTTTAAGCTATGGTCGGGGACTGAATCCATATTATAGCTCAAGCAGACTTGGTGGTGGCATTGGGTTTGACGGAGGAAGTGGAGGAGGAAACACTTCTTTCTTGAACTCAGCAAATCGCAATTTATGGGGTGATGGAGGACTGCACCATGGGACGAACTCGACAAGCTCTAGCAACTTTTTAGTATCTGGAAGTGGAAACATTGGAGGAGGAAACTTTAGCAACAGTGGAGTTTGGGGTTCATCAATTTCCTCTCAAGGCGGAGGAAATGTTTCTAGCAAAAATGGAAATCTTGAATATGTGAATGGTGACAGCATATATGGGTTGGCAGGAAGCCATGGCAGAAACGTCACAAAACGTGGAGCCGCTATGTCATCAGGATCCAGGGGTAGTTATGATGGGGGCGCTTTTGCTGATTTCTATGGTAGTGGTTTGGGATATGATGATCACACTTGGCGTCCTTCAAATTCTGAGCAGGATACAACCGGTTCTCTTGGTTATGGACTAGGCAATGGACCTTCTGACATGTCACCTCAAAATTCTTCAGGTTATGTTGGTAGTTATGGAGTTGGCAACAGACAACCAAACAGAGGTACGCTTCTCATGGTTAAACTGTTGTCTTGTGTTATTCTTATCATCTTGAACAAGTATAACTCTCATATGATCATATGATTTAAGCTCCTAGCTATCTGCATCAACGTTAAGTTCTTTGCGTAGAGTAAGATTGTGCTTAAACTTCACCTTTAGTCTCTTTACTTTCCATAGACGGAAGAGAGCGTACGTTACTGTCAAGTTATCCCATCATCTCTTTGGCAATTTCCATTTATTTGGCtaaattttattgattgttgGTTGTACCCTTATTGTTTTAGAATTCTAGCTATTCTCGTCTTTCTCAATGCATATCTGGCAGCCAAAGTTACTAATTTTAGGACTTGGTGTTTATAAAATTGGGTTCTCAACACGGTTAACTTTAACActgtttatttgataatttgGTTTTTTACTTCTTTCCTGGAACTTAAGACTATGGTTCTTTATCTGTCCTAATTCTAATTGCTAGATGAGTATAATCTCCACGTGCGTCAAAAGATAGGGGTTTTTTTGGATCAGAATATTAGTGAATACTCTATTCTTTGGGTTGAGTTGTATGTAGTCATTGATGTTCTGGAAGTGATGCTTATGGTCtaaagtatttattttgatagtttaCTTTATCCAGTTAACTGTTCCTACAAAAAGAGGGCCAAATAATTAATGTACATTACTATCTATACAAATGATATAGCATGTGGGATCGAAGAcctaaaaagataatttattttgttgagcATGGTAAAATAGAGTCCAAAAACTTGAAAACAATTTGTGCTATTTACATGGAATATGAAATATtgataaactatttttttcatggGAAAAAATAGAGGAATGTTTTTTGAACTTGTTTTGGTTTGATCataatatgttgttgttgttgttgttgttgttggtttgaTCATAATATCTTATATTTCATTTAAGTTTGTTTAATTAAGAAACTTCGCCATGATTTTGTATACGTTCTCTAACTCCGACGGGTCAGAAGTCCTTGATATCTGTTGCACCAACTGTTGTTGGAGTAGGGACTATAATTGATGACTTAAAAACAGCCCTCACATTACCGTATAGATAGAGTTGATTCATGCATTCCATAACATCTCTTCTCTCTGTTTCAATTGAAAAAATGCAATAACTGAAACTTAACCATAAGCTTGTTGGGGTCTGCTA
Proteins encoded in this region:
- the LOC125862127 gene encoding heterogeneous nuclear ribonucleoprotein 1-like gives rise to the protein MQVDLGKLFVGGISWDTDDERLKEYFSTYGEVVEAVIMKDRTTGRARGFGFVVFADPAAAERVVKEKHNIDGRMVEAKRAVPRDDQSTTSRSSPSIHGSPSPGPGRTRKIFVGGLASTVTETAFKQYFEQFGTITDAVVMYDHNTQRPRGFGFITYDSEDAVDKVLLKSYHELNDKMVEVKRAVPKELSPGPSQSPLGRYSYGLNRMNNFLDGYAQGYSPNTVGGYGVGMDGRFSPITGGRSVFTPFGSGYGMGLNFEPGLSPGYGGSANVNSSLSYGRGLNPYYSSSRLGGGIGFDGGSGGGNTSFLNSANRNLWGDGGLHHGTNSTSSSNFLVSGSGNIGGGNFSNSGVWGSSISSQGGGNVSSKNGNLEYVNGDSIYGLAGSHGRNVTKRGAAMSSGSRGSYDGGAFADFYGSGLGYDDHTWRPSNSEQDTTGSLGYGLGNGPSDMSPQNSSGYVGSYGVGNRQPNRGMDG